The Deltaproteobacteria bacterium genome has a segment encoding these proteins:
- a CDS encoding DUF3237 domain-containing protein: MLELKSEFLCELVGDLDDPQEIGATPYGVRMIVPIVGGTVKGPKLNGEVLAFGADWILMRSDGVGEVDVRATMRADDGELIYVYYRGILKIAPEVMQRIQNGDDVDPSEYYFRTTPIFETRSEKYSWLNQIICVGVGKIEPKRVRYRVYQIL, from the coding sequence ATGCTTGAACTTAAGTCAGAGTTTCTCTGTGAATTAGTGGGGGATTTAGATGATCCTCAGGAAATTGGGGCAACACCTTATGGTGTTCGAATGATTGTTCCTATTGTTGGTGGCACAGTAAAAGGACCCAAATTAAACGGAGAGGTACTTGCTTTTGGGGCGGACTGGATTCTTATGCGCTCCGATGGCGTGGGAGAAGTAGATGTTCGAGCCACTATGCGTGCTGATGACGGTGAACTCATCTATGTTTATTACCGTGGCATCTTGAAAATTGCTCCAGAAGTTATGCAACGGATCCAAAATGGCGATGACGTTGATCCATCTGAGTATTATTTTCGTACTACGCCGATTTTCGAGACCAGGTCAGAGAAATATAGTTGGTTGAATCAGATTATCTGTGTTGGTGTTGGTAAAATTGAACCAAAACGAGTTCGCTATAGGGTGTATCAGATACTTTAA
- a CDS encoding amidohydrolase, whose protein sequence is MTIDMHCHLFVKGFTSENAVSPSWVPGEHEARNPEEARAEAEEMSVTRPQNFDPDGTSHIRRMDEAGIEKSIILHLDYGLLFGEAEIPIDEQNKHVSEVAAKHADRFIWFCGVDPRREGAVELLEKCVTEWGARGIKLYPTTGFLPADKECYPFYERASAWKIPVYFHMGPENPPFYNQGNAHAAVLLRVLVDFPDLTVIVAHLGFEFWRDLIALGKVRENVMCDFCAWQTIARQRYSQFCYILRKFLDEFGRDRVMFGTDAPILEDSLSSKEWIKIIESLPHQAPPSQPFTEEEVMALLDGNARRLLDSIPVSL, encoded by the coding sequence ATGACTATTGATATGCATTGCCACTTATTTGTCAAAGGATTTACTAGTGAGAATGCCGTATCGCCTTCCTGGGTCCCGGGTGAGCACGAAGCCCGGAACCCTGAGGAAGCGCGGGCCGAAGCAGAGGAAATGAGCGTCACTCGCCCACAGAACTTTGACCCAGACGGCACGAGTCACATCAGGCGAATGGATGAGGCAGGCATTGAAAAGTCCATCATATTACACCTTGATTACGGTCTGCTGTTTGGTGAGGCCGAGATACCCATTGATGAGCAGAACAAGCACGTGAGTGAGGTCGCAGCGAAACACGCGGACCGCTTCATATGGTTCTGTGGCGTAGACCCCAGGCGAGAGGGCGCTGTGGAGTTACTCGAAAAGTGTGTCACCGAATGGGGCGCCCGGGGAATAAAGCTGTACCCCACGACCGGGTTCCTTCCCGCCGACAAAGAGTGCTACCCTTTCTACGAAAGGGCCTCTGCCTGGAAGATTCCAGTATACTTCCATATGGGACCGGAGAATCCCCCGTTCTATAATCAAGGCAATGCTCATGCTGCTGTCTTACTGCGAGTTCTTGTTGATTTCCCTGATCTTACCGTGATAGTGGCTCACCTCGGCTTTGAGTTCTGGCGAGACCTAATAGCTTTGGGGAAGGTCAGGGAAAACGTTATGTGCGATTTCTGCGCCTGGCAGACTATCGCCAGGCAACGCTACAGCCAATTCTGTTATATCCTCAGGAAGTTCTTGGACGAATTCGGGCGGGACAGGGTCATGTTTGGCACTGACGCCCCCATTTTGGAAGACTCCCTCTCAAGCAAGGAGTGGATTAAAATTATAGAAAGCCTTCCCCATCAGGCGCCACCGAGCCAGCCTTTTACTGAAGAAGAGGTGATGGCCCTTCTTGATGGCAATGCGCGAAGGTTGCTTGATTCGATACCTGTATCACTTTAA
- a CDS encoding nitroreductase family protein gives MYVKEAIANRLSIRQYTESSIPCEHLETLFKSLQLAPSASNLQNWEFVFAGDPKLKQRLVQACSYQPFVAQCSYLIAAIVDPALKWHQVDITIALTNFTLQAMELGYGTCWIGAFDEFRVKELLGIPDHKKVLVCMAFGIPKGRHAPKSRKAIEEFVYLNGYGRPFQVNP, from the coding sequence ATGTATGTTAAAGAAGCCATTGCCAATCGTCTTAGCATCAGACAATATACCGAATCATCCATCCCCTGTGAGCACCTGGAGACGCTTTTCAAATCGTTGCAACTGGCCCCTTCAGCCAGTAACCTTCAAAATTGGGAATTCGTTTTCGCCGGTGATCCCAAGCTCAAGCAGCGTCTCGTTCAGGCTTGCTCCTATCAGCCTTTTGTGGCTCAATGTTCCTATCTTATTGCCGCTATTGTTGATCCCGCGTTAAAATGGCACCAGGTGGACATCACCATCGCCCTGACAAACTTCACCCTGCAAGCCATGGAGTTGGGTTACGGCACATGCTGGATAGGCGCTTTTGATGAATTTAGAGTCAAAGAGCTTTTAGGCATACCCGATCACAAGAAGGTGCTTGTTTGTATGGCTTTTGGCATACCCAAGGGAAGGCACGCTCCGAAAAGCCGTAAGGCGATCGAAGAATTTGTTTACCTAAACGGCTATGGCCGTCCATTCCAAGTTAACCCATAA